A window of the Tachyglossus aculeatus isolate mTacAcu1 chromosome 2, mTacAcu1.pri, whole genome shotgun sequence genome harbors these coding sequences:
- the LTV1 gene encoding protein LTV1 homolog codes for MPHKKKKPFIDKKKAVSFHLVHRSQRDPLAADDTAPQRVLLPAQKAELEERRAEQRKYGVFFDDDYDYLQHLKEASGPSELVPSQAFSLQDRNDELEETLPLPNPRINLPSSVFASAFEEDVGLLNKAAPVSGPRLDFDPDIVAALDDDFDFNNPDNLLEDDFILQANDPAGGRQEVEGSCSRLEDDSEWEDVESGSDEEEYDSEGPLSDEDASAQGKAYGNMEELLFLEEETKSRFTEYSMTSSVMRRNEQLTLLDDRFEKFFEQFDDDEIGALDNAELEGFIHADSVRLQEVLNDYYKEKAKNCVKLDTLEPLEDQNGSMEKEETEEEEIVTVVIEAPKEKWDCESIFSTYSNLYNHPQLIKCPPKPKEIQLSSKTGIPLNVLPPKGPTAKQMERMQMINDSDLPRVSTQPRSKNETKEDRKARKQAIKEERKERRVEKKANKLAFKLEKRRQEKELLNLKRNVEGLKL; via the exons CCTCACAAGAAGAAGAAGCCTTTCATAGACAAGAAGAAAGCTGTGTCTTTTCACCTCGTGCATCGGAGTCAAAGGGACCCTTTAGCAGCTGATGACACTGCACCCCAAAGAGTTCTTCTGCCTGCACAGAAG GCTGAGCTAGAAGAAAGGAGAGCCGAACAGAGGAAGTACGGCGTGTTCTTTGATGATGACTATGACTATCTGCAGCACTTGAAGGAAGCCTCTGGGCCCTCAGAGCTTGTCCCATCACAGGCATTTAGTCTCCAAGACAGGAATGATGAGCTAGAAGAAACTCTGCCGCTTCCA AACCCCAGAATTAACTTGCCTTCATCAGTGTTTGCGTCTGCATTTGAGGAAGATGTGGGACTTTTAAATAAAGCAGCTCCCGTTTCAG GTCCTCGGTTGGATTTTGACCCTGATATTGTCGCGGCTCTTGATGATGACTTTGACTTTAATAATCCAGACAATCTGCTTGAAGATGATTTCATCCTGCAGGCCAAtgacccagcaggaggaaggcaggaggttGAGGGTAGTTG CTCAAGACTTGAAGATGACAGTGAGTGGGAAGATGTTGAGAGTGGAAGCGACGAAGAGGAATATGACTCCGAGGGTCCTTTGTCAGATGAAGACGCATCTGCTCAGGGAAAAGCTTATGGAAATATGGAAGAGCTCTTGTTTTTGGAAGAAGAAACAAAAAGTCGCTTCACAGAGTACTCCATGACTTCTTCAGTCATGAGAAGAAATGAACAACTCACACTCCTGGATGATAGGTTTGAGAAG TTCTTTGAGCAGTTTGACGATGATGAGATTGGAGCCCTGGATAATGCAGAATTAGAAGGCTTCATTCATGCTGACAGTGTCCGGCTACAGGAAGTCTTAAATGACTACTACAAGGAGAAAGCAAAAAA CTGTGTAAAGTTGGATACTCTAGAGCCTCTTGAAGACCAGAATGGGtcaatggagaaggaagagactgaggaggaagagATTGTGACAGTAGTTATTGAGGCGCCCAAAGAGAAATGGGATTGTGAATCTATTTTCA gCACTTACTCAAATCTGTATAATCACCCTCAGCTTATCAAGTGTCCTCCAAAG CCCAAAGAAATTCAGCTCTCCTCTAAAACAGGAATTCCGCTGAATGTCTTACCACCAAAAGGACCTACAGCCAAGCAAATGGAACGCATGCAGATGATCAATGACAGTGATCTGCCAAGGGTGTCAACACAGCCACGTTCCAAAAATGAAACCAAAGAAGATAGAAAAGCAAGGAAACAAGCTATAAAAGAAGAACGGAAG GAACGCAGAGTGGAGAAGAAAGCCAACAAACTAGCTTTCAAGCTGGAGAAAAGAAGGCAAGAAAAAGAGCTACTCAACCTAAAGAGGAATGTTGAGGGTCTCAAACTATGA